A DNA window from Christiangramia salexigens contains the following coding sequences:
- a CDS encoding 5'-nucleotidase C-terminal domain-containing protein: protein MKFYKLLVLSIGMIFFSCKNETHSVTETTGTRLSIDNKIKANNEFEDFIEPYKEHLNATLDSVLAYNPRLLSKSDGDLNTALGNLMADAVFEQAGPVFKSRTGKNLDFVLLNHGGIRAQLPKGNISSRHAYALMPFENEIVIAELSGKKVKEMLKYLSKAKTAHPVSGIRILANKNFKIINATINGQPIQDDETYFVATSDYLQQGGDNMRFFKDPVNLYSVDYKLRNAIIDYFKKTDTIKNKKDERYIRS from the coding sequence ATGAAATTTTACAAGCTATTAGTCCTCTCAATAGGGATGATATTTTTCTCCTGTAAAAATGAAACTCATTCCGTTACAGAAACAACCGGCACAAGGCTAAGCATCGACAACAAGATCAAAGCCAATAACGAATTTGAAGACTTTATTGAACCCTATAAAGAGCACTTAAATGCTACTTTAGATTCAGTTCTCGCCTACAATCCGCGTTTACTTTCCAAATCTGATGGCGATTTGAATACTGCACTTGGAAATTTAATGGCAGATGCAGTATTTGAACAAGCGGGTCCTGTTTTTAAGTCCAGAACAGGAAAGAATCTGGATTTTGTATTGTTAAACCATGGTGGTATAAGGGCTCAACTTCCTAAAGGCAATATAAGTTCCAGACATGCCTATGCTCTTATGCCTTTTGAAAACGAAATAGTTATTGCCGAGCTGTCAGGTAAAAAAGTAAAGGAGATGCTAAAATATCTGAGTAAAGCGAAAACCGCTCATCCGGTTAGTGGCATAAGAATCCTCGCAAATAAAAATTTCAAAATTATTAATGCTACGATAAACGGGCAGCCTATCCAAGATGATGAAACCTATTTTGTAGCGACTTCAGACTATTTACAACAAGGAGGTGATAATATGAGATTTTTCAAGGACCCGGTAAACCTTTATAGTGTAGACTACAAATTAAGGAATGCTATCATAGATTATTTTAAAAAGACCGACACCATTAAGAATAAAAAAGACGAGCGCTACATAAGAAGCTAA
- a CDS encoding VOC family protein, which translates to MKIKKLTIYTSKVKRQLQFYRDELNFQVRDYDETSFELLTGYSILRFEYRENAKPYHIAFHIPDNQEEEALRWIENERSALPNNNQKIIDFSNWGAKSVYFYDEDKNIMELISRRDFSKPKSAIFSADSIVGVAEIGLATVNIQEKFKKMQTECGLVKFDGDLERFCAVGEASGLIITINKNEKVWFPTGDKAFSADFILEFEYDQTGYSMSFKEDQLEISKK; encoded by the coding sequence ATGAAAATCAAAAAGCTTACAATCTATACCAGTAAGGTAAAGCGGCAACTGCAGTTTTACAGGGATGAGTTGAATTTTCAGGTTAGGGATTATGATGAGACCAGCTTTGAACTTTTAACCGGCTATTCTATCTTGAGGTTTGAATACCGGGAAAATGCAAAACCATATCATATTGCCTTTCATATTCCAGATAATCAGGAAGAGGAAGCTCTTCGTTGGATAGAGAATGAGCGATCTGCACTTCCAAATAATAATCAAAAGATCATAGATTTTTCAAATTGGGGTGCAAAGTCGGTTTATTTTTATGATGAGGATAAGAATATTATGGAATTGATCTCGCGTCGTGATTTTAGTAAACCTAAGTCTGCTATTTTCAGTGCTGATAGTATAGTTGGAGTGGCTGAAATTGGTCTGGCAACTGTAAATATTCAGGAGAAATTCAAAAAGATGCAAACAGAGTGTGGTCTCGTGAAATTTGATGGAGATCTTGAAAGATTCTGTGCAGTAGGTGAGGCATCAGGATTGATCATTACGATCAATAAAAATGAAAAAGTATGGTTCCCTACCGGAGATAAGGCTTTTTCAGCAGATTTTATACTTGAATTTGAATATGATCAAACCGGGTATAGTATGAGCTTCAAGGAGGACCAACTTGAAATTTCTAAAAAATAA
- a CDS encoding DUF6913 domain-containing protein has translation MISGNFKRLLAEHRIKGFANRRKSSGINSSTGLVGMILDTENLEEKFSLMDFHRSLDVSRYNFKLVICGEQVELPEGVEAEFLNRSDISFIGKFKTESIENFANETFDCLICNYNESSWTASLLAAVTTARIKIGVKPDVYNIFDVEINTGDIQIFRQEALKYLKILKSNS, from the coding sequence ATGATTTCTGGTAATTTTAAACGATTGCTTGCAGAACACAGAATTAAAGGATTTGCAAATCGCCGAAAATCGTCCGGGATAAATAGTTCCACAGGTTTAGTTGGAATGATTCTGGATACAGAGAATCTTGAGGAAAAATTCAGTCTGATGGATTTTCATAGATCATTGGATGTTTCCCGGTATAATTTTAAACTGGTGATTTGTGGTGAGCAAGTTGAATTACCCGAGGGGGTTGAAGCGGAGTTTTTAAATAGATCCGATATAAGTTTTATTGGGAAGTTTAAAACTGAATCTATTGAGAATTTCGCGAATGAGACATTTGATTGTCTTATCTGTAATTATAACGAAAGCTCATGGACAGCTTCACTTTTGGCGGCTGTAACAACTGCCAGGATCAAAATTGGGGTTAAGCCTGATGTTTACAATATTTTTGATGTTGAGATCAACACCGGGGATATTCAAATCTTTAGGCAGGAAGCATTGAAATATTTGAAAATTTTAAAAAGTAATAGTTGA
- the ligA gene encoding NAD-dependent DNA ligase LigA, whose product MDIELKIKELREELQKHNYNYYVLDKPEISDYDFDMKLEELQKLEEQNPQFRDENSPTQRVGGAITKNFATVEHEFRMYSLSNSYSKEELEEWENRIRKVVDGEVKYVCELKYDGASISLTYENGSLIKAVTRGDGFQGDDVTNNVRTIRSVPLKLKGDYPEKFHIRGEIVLPYEGFAQMNAERVDLGEEPYANPRNTASGSLKLQDSAEVARRPLECLLYSITGNNTGITSQYEVLEKARSWGFKVPAESELKNSIEEVLEYINYWDHHRHDLPYETDGVVIKVDNIHQQEELGHTAKSPRWAMAYKFKAEQESTKLKKITYQVGRTGAITPVANLAPVQLAGTTVKRASLHNADQIEKLDVREGDTVFVEKGGEIIPKIVGVDFTKRDPDSEPTSYAANCPECGTELIRNKGEAQHYCPNTNGCPPQIIGRIQHYISRKAMDIEGLGGETVALLVKAGLIENYADLYTLKKEDVLPLERMAEKSADNLIKGIENSKAIPFERVLFALGIRYVGETVAKKLAKHFKNIDSIMSATEEELVNLDEIGERIAWSVVDFFSNKANRENVSRLKEYGIQLEISAEKLANQTNILEGKIFVISGVFNQVSRNDAKKLIEDNGGKVSGSISSKTNYLVAGENMGPSKLAKAEKLGTQIISEDDFLKMLEN is encoded by the coding sequence ATGGATATAGAATTAAAGATAAAAGAGCTTCGGGAAGAACTACAAAAACATAATTACAATTATTATGTTCTTGATAAGCCGGAAATAAGTGATTACGATTTTGATATGAAGCTTGAAGAGCTTCAGAAGCTGGAGGAGCAAAACCCTCAGTTCAGGGATGAGAATTCACCAACTCAACGAGTTGGCGGAGCGATCACTAAGAATTTCGCGACAGTAGAGCATGAATTCAGAATGTATTCCTTGTCCAATTCTTATTCAAAAGAGGAGCTTGAGGAGTGGGAGAATAGGATTAGAAAGGTTGTTGATGGTGAGGTGAAATATGTTTGTGAGCTTAAATACGACGGGGCGTCTATAAGTCTTACATATGAAAATGGAAGTCTGATTAAAGCAGTGACCCGGGGAGATGGGTTTCAGGGTGATGATGTGACTAATAATGTTCGTACAATACGATCTGTGCCTTTAAAACTTAAAGGTGATTATCCTGAAAAGTTTCATATAAGAGGTGAGATCGTGCTGCCCTATGAAGGTTTTGCTCAAATGAATGCAGAGCGGGTGGACCTTGGCGAAGAGCCTTATGCGAATCCAAGAAATACTGCATCGGGTAGCTTAAAATTGCAGGATAGTGCTGAGGTGGCCAGAAGACCATTGGAATGTTTACTTTATAGTATCACCGGAAATAATACCGGGATCACGTCGCAGTATGAGGTCTTGGAAAAAGCAAGAAGCTGGGGATTTAAAGTTCCGGCTGAATCTGAATTGAAAAATTCTATAGAAGAAGTTCTGGAATATATCAATTACTGGGATCATCACAGGCACGATCTGCCATACGAAACAGATGGTGTGGTGATCAAAGTGGATAATATTCATCAACAGGAAGAACTTGGACATACGGCAAAATCTCCAAGATGGGCAATGGCCTATAAATTCAAGGCAGAGCAGGAAAGTACAAAATTAAAAAAGATCACATATCAGGTGGGAAGGACCGGGGCGATCACTCCGGTGGCGAATCTTGCGCCTGTTCAATTGGCCGGAACTACAGTGAAAAGAGCTTCTCTCCATAATGCCGACCAGATCGAAAAACTAGATGTGCGGGAAGGTGATACTGTTTTCGTTGAAAAAGGGGGCGAGATCATACCTAAGATCGTAGGTGTGGATTTTACTAAAAGAGATCCGGACTCGGAGCCTACGAGTTACGCCGCGAACTGTCCTGAATGTGGAACAGAACTTATAAGGAATAAAGGTGAGGCTCAGCATTATTGCCCTAATACCAATGGGTGTCCTCCGCAGATTATTGGCCGTATTCAGCATTATATATCAAGAAAAGCAATGGATATTGAGGGACTTGGAGGTGAAACGGTGGCTTTGCTGGTAAAAGCCGGGCTTATAGAAAATTATGCAGATCTCTATACGCTTAAAAAGGAAGATGTATTACCGCTTGAGCGTATGGCTGAAAAATCTGCAGATAATCTTATTAAAGGGATAGAGAATTCTAAAGCAATCCCATTTGAAAGAGTGTTGTTTGCACTCGGAATTCGCTATGTAGGTGAAACGGTAGCTAAGAAACTTGCTAAGCATTTTAAGAATATAGATTCCATTATGTCGGCAACTGAAGAAGAGCTGGTGAATCTGGATGAAATTGGAGAAAGGATTGCCTGGAGTGTAGTAGACTTTTTCAGCAACAAAGCGAATCGTGAAAATGTATCTCGACTAAAGGAATACGGTATTCAGCTTGAAATTTCGGCGGAAAAACTCGCAAATCAAACCAATATTCTGGAAGGTAAAATTTTCGTTATTTCGGGGGTGTTTAACCAGGTTTCAAGGAATGATGCCAAAAAGCTCATAGAAGATAATGGAGGTAAGGTTTCCGGTTCTATTTCTTCAAAAACCAATTATCTGGTTGCCGGTGAAAATATGGGACCAAGTAAACTTGCGAAAGCTGAAAAATTGGGAACGCAGATCATTAGTGAGGATGATTTCCTGAAAATGCTGGAAAACTAA
- a CDS encoding bifunctional metallophosphatase/5'-nucleotidase encodes MKRKDFIKNTAATTAFIGLGGLSALSFKEKYSKQITILHTNDVHSHIEPFGPNAGRNANMGGVARRATLIEKIRRENPNTLLLDAGDIFQGTPYFNFYGGELEFKLMSKLKYDAATIGNHDFDNGLEGLYSQLPHAQFDFISSNYDFSNTIMDGKVKDYRVFNKDGLKIGVFGLGIKLDGLVSEKNYKETKYLDPVEIATDITKKLKEEENCDLVICLSHLGYKYNHNAISDVKLAKETKDIDLIIGGHTHTFLEKPTRLKNKSEKTVIINQVGCYGLYLGRIDFYFDSENQMNSAGLSLEV; translated from the coding sequence ATGAAAAGAAAAGATTTTATAAAAAATACTGCAGCGACAACAGCTTTTATTGGCCTTGGTGGTCTATCGGCCTTATCCTTTAAAGAAAAGTATTCCAAACAGATTACTATTCTGCATACCAACGATGTTCATAGCCATATTGAGCCATTTGGTCCTAATGCGGGCAGAAATGCAAATATGGGGGGTGTAGCAAGAAGAGCAACTTTAATAGAGAAGATCCGAAGGGAAAACCCTAATACTTTACTCCTTGATGCCGGAGATATTTTTCAAGGAACTCCATATTTTAATTTTTACGGCGGGGAGCTTGAGTTTAAGTTAATGAGCAAACTTAAATATGATGCTGCCACGATTGGTAATCATGACTTTGATAATGGTCTTGAGGGCCTGTACTCTCAGCTACCTCATGCCCAATTCGATTTTATATCTTCCAACTATGACTTTAGCAACACCATAATGGATGGAAAGGTTAAGGATTACAGAGTCTTCAATAAAGATGGGCTCAAAATTGGGGTATTTGGACTGGGAATTAAATTAGATGGACTGGTTAGCGAAAAAAATTATAAGGAAACCAAATATCTCGACCCTGTAGAGATCGCTACAGATATCACTAAAAAATTAAAAGAAGAGGAAAACTGTGATCTTGTGATTTGTTTATCTCATTTAGGCTATAAGTATAACCACAATGCGATCTCTGATGTAAAACTGGCAAAGGAAACTAAAGATATAGACCTCATCATTGGAGGACACACCCATACATTTTTAGAAAAACCAACCAGATTAAAAAACAAATCAGAAAAGACCGTTATCATTAATCAGGTTGGCTGTTATGGTTTATATCTTGGCAGAATTGATTTTTATTTTGATTCAGAGAACCAAATGAATTCTGCAGGCTTAAGTCTTGAAGTTTAG